One window from the genome of Chloroflexota bacterium encodes:
- a CDS encoding MerR family transcriptional regulator gives MQMEGVSFRTGYFAISVAARILGVHAQTLRSYERQGLLAPSRTKGRIRLYSIEDIRRAQQIRRLIEDLGVNLAGVEVILQLTERIRTLEEENERLRRRAT, from the coding sequence ATGCAGATGGAAGGCGTCAGCTTTCGAACCGGGTATTTTGCGATCAGCGTAGCCGCGCGCATCCTGGGGGTGCACGCCCAAACCCTCCGGTCCTACGAGCGGCAGGGACTTTTGGCCCCATCGCGCACCAAGGGGCGTATTCGGCTGTATTCCATCGAGGACATCCGACGCGCCCAACAGATTCGCCGGCTGATCGAGGACCTGGGCGTGAACCTGGCGGGCGTGGAGGTCATCCTCCAGCTTACCGAGCGCATCCGGACGCTCGAAGAAGAGAACGAACGACTTCGTCGACGTGCGACGTAG
- a CDS encoding J domain-containing protein, with translation MATKRDYYDVLGVKRNATDKEIRQAYRRLARKYHPDLNPNDAQAEERFKEISAAYEVLSDKEKRSKYDRYGADWARVEQAEAARAAAGAGGGFYTRTYDASDFEDLFGHTGGGFGSVFEDLFRRTGRTEGARIHMEHVPGQDIEQPVTVTLEEAYSGTTRVLTLMSQEGTPRRIEVKIPAGVREGSRVRVAAEGSPGPFGGPRGDLYLIVSIAPHKVFQRDGDDLTIKLPVPLHIAMLGGEVEVPTIKGGKLALAIPPETQNGRRIRLRGQGMPHLGGSGHGDLYAEVNVVLPTHLSDEEQQLFRRLAELRTRAAT, from the coding sequence ATGGCGACGAAGCGCGATTACTACGACGTTCTGGGCGTCAAGCGAAACGCCACGGACAAAGAGATCCGCCAGGCGTACCGTCGACTGGCGCGCAAGTACCACCCCGACCTCAACCCGAACGATGCGCAGGCCGAGGAGCGGTTCAAAGAGATCTCGGCCGCGTATGAGGTCCTCTCCGACAAGGAGAAGCGCTCCAAGTACGATCGGTACGGGGCAGACTGGGCGCGCGTCGAGCAGGCAGAGGCTGCGCGGGCGGCGGCCGGGGCGGGCGGCGGCTTCTACACCCGCACGTATGACGCGTCGGACTTCGAAGACCTATTCGGCCACACCGGAGGCGGATTCGGGAGCGTCTTCGAGGACCTGTTCCGGCGGACCGGTCGGACCGAAGGGGCGCGGATCCACATGGAGCACGTCCCCGGCCAGGACATCGAGCAGCCGGTCACCGTCACCCTGGAGGAAGCGTACAGCGGCACCACGCGCGTTTTGACCCTCATGTCCCAGGAGGGGACACCTCGGCGAATCGAGGTGAAGATCCCCGCTGGCGTCCGCGAAGGCTCCCGAGTGCGGGTGGCCGCGGAGGGATCTCCCGGGCCATTTGGCGGACCGCGTGGCGACCTTTATCTCATCGTCTCGATCGCTCCGCACAAAGTGTTCCAACGGGACGGCGATGATCTTACGATCAAGCTGCCCGTTCCCCTCCACATCGCCATGCTCGGGGGCGAAGTCGAGGTGCCGACCATCAAGGGCGGCAAGCTCGCCCTCGCGATCCCGCCGGAGACCCAGAATGGCCGACGGATTCGTCTTCGCGGCCAAGGGATGCCGCACCTGGGGGGTTCCGGCCACGGCGACCTGTACGCCGAGGTGAACGTCGTGCTGCCCACGCATCTGAGCGATGAAGAGCAGCAACTCTTTCGACGACTGGCCGAGCTTCGCACACGGGCAGCGACGTGA